TAAAATTCTCTGTAAAAGCATATGTCATTGAAAAAGTCAAATCGTTTTGATGGTATTTTCTATAGACAGTTTCCTTCTGAAAGTATTTTAAAGTATCGTGCATCCATCCCATCATCCATTTCATTCCAAAACCTAAACCGCCAGTAAATGTTGGTCTTGAAACCATCGGAAAAGAAGTGCTTTCTTCTGCAATAGTTTGAACTCCATTAAAATTAGCGTAGATTACTTCATTAAATTCTTTAAGGAAACTTATCGTTTCAAGATTCTCTCTTCCGCCATAAATATTAGGTTCCCATTCGCCGTCATTTCTGGAATAATCAAGATACAACATCGAAGCAACAGCATCGACTCTCAATCCATCGGCGTGATATTGCTGAAGCCAAAAAACAGCATTACTAATTAAAAAAGCACGAACTTCATTACGCCCATAATTAAAAACCAAACTTTTCCAATCCGGATGATACCCCTTTCTGCGATCCGGATGTTCATACAAATGAGATCCATCAAAGAAACCTAAACCGTGCGCATCATCAGGAAAATGTGATGGAACCCAGTCTAAAATTACGCCAATACCAGCCTGATGTAATTTATCAACCAGAACCATAAAATCCTGCGGTTTCCCAAATCGAGAAGTTGGCGCAAAATACCCCGTTAATTGATAACCCCACGAAGGATCATAAGGATATTCCATAATTGGCATGAATTCTACGTGTGTAAAACCCGTTTCCTTAACATATTTCACTAAATCGTCTGCCAATTCCAGATAAGTCAAAAAACGATTGTTTTCGGCGCGTTTCCAAGATCCTAAATGCACTTCATAAACCGAATAAGGTTTATCGAGAGCGTTATTTTCCTGGCGAGATTGCATCCAATTTTCGTCTTTCCAGTTATAATCTAAATCCCAGACAACAGAAGCTGTATGAGGCGGCTTTTCACAATACAAAGCAAATGGATCGGCCTTTTCGGTCACGATTCCGTTTATATTCGATTGAATTTTATATTTATAAAGCGCTCCTTTTGTAATATCCGGAATAAATCCTTCCCATATTCCAGAAGAATCCCAACGAACTTGCAATAAATGTTCACCTTGAGTCCAATAATTAAAATCACCAACTACCGAAACAGATTCTGCCGTTGGAGCCCAAACCGCAAAATAAACGCCTTTTACTCCGTTAACTTCAATTAAATGCGCTCCTAATTTTTCGTATAATTTGAAGTGTTTTCCGGCTTTGAATAAATCAATATCAAAATCAGTAAAAAGAGAATGCGTGATAACTTTATTCATATTTGGTTTTTAAGGCAACAATTAATTTTTTGGTATTTTTATTCTATTCTAAAATTATCAGCGAGAATAGCTCCTTTTTTTATGACAACAATTCCGTCTTTTATACTATACAATTCATTCGTGAAATTATCCAAATGCTTTCCACCGCTAATATGAACGTTGTTTCCTATTCGAACATTTTTGTCAACCAAAGCATTGTGTATAAAACAGTTTTCACCAATTCCTACATGAATTTTATTGTCGCTGCTTTCCTGATGCATTTCATCAAGATCCTGATAAAAATCATTACCCATTACGTAGCAATTTTCAATAACAGTACCTGCGCCAATTCTGGAACGAATACCAATAACAGATCTTTTAATTTCTTTGGCATTTATAATGCAACCTTCAGAAATCAGAGATTGATTTATAATTGAATTTCTAAATTTTGATGGAGGTAATAATCTTGGTCTTGTGA
This genomic window from Flavobacterium sp. 9 contains:
- the glgB gene encoding 1,4-alpha-glucan branching protein GlgB, encoding MNKVITHSLFTDFDIDLFKAGKHFKLYEKLGAHLIEVNGVKGVYFAVWAPTAESVSVVGDFNYWTQGEHLLQVRWDSSGIWEGFIPDITKGALYKYKIQSNINGIVTEKADPFALYCEKPPHTASVVWDLDYNWKDENWMQSRQENNALDKPYSVYEVHLGSWKRAENNRFLTYLELADDLVKYVKETGFTHVEFMPIMEYPYDPSWGYQLTGYFAPTSRFGKPQDFMVLVDKLHQAGIGVILDWVPSHFPDDAHGLGFFDGSHLYEHPDRRKGYHPDWKSLVFNYGRNEVRAFLISNAVFWLQQYHADGLRVDAVASMLYLDYSRNDGEWEPNIYGGRENLETISFLKEFNEVIYANFNGVQTIAEESTSFPMVSRPTFTGGLGFGMKWMMGWMHDTLKYFQKETVYRKYHQNDLTFSMTYAFTENFMLPFSHDEVVYGKKSIANKMPGDEWQKFANLRLLYGYMFTHPGTKLLFMGSEFGQSDEWNFEKSLDWHLLQYDYHSGIKKVITDLNHLYKSRPALYEKQFTGEGFEWINYSDHQNAILSYIRKGNNANENLVVVCNFTQVVRENYRIGIPQKGKLEEIFNSDAAIYGGSGIGNSKTIKIEAIPYDGRDFSVELILPPLSVTVYSFA